A genomic window from Synechococcus sp. CBW1107 includes:
- the infC gene encoding translation initiation factor IF-3: MPPRPRFDRRAPVRELPNINERISYPQLRVVDADGSQLGVITREEALDVAKDRDLDLVLVSEKADPPVCRIMDYGKFKFEQEKKAKEAKKKSHQTEVKEVKMRYKIDSHDYQVRIGQAVRFLKDGDKVKCTVIFRGREIQHTALAEQLLFRMAKDLEESAEIQQDPKREGRNMIMFLTPRKTPLTKEKDAAAQAAKAVRTIPSPVRQLSNAEPAPSEA, translated from the coding sequence ATGCCACCTCGTCCCCGTTTCGATCGCCGAGCCCCCGTCCGGGAGCTCCCCAACATCAACGAACGGATCAGCTACCCCCAGCTCAGGGTGGTTGATGCCGACGGCAGCCAGCTCGGAGTGATCACCAGGGAGGAAGCCCTGGATGTGGCCAAGGACCGCGACCTGGACCTGGTGCTGGTGAGCGAGAAAGCTGATCCGCCGGTCTGCCGGATCATGGACTACGGCAAATTCAAGTTCGAGCAGGAAAAGAAAGCCAAGGAAGCCAAGAAGAAGTCTCACCAGACCGAAGTCAAGGAGGTGAAGATGCGCTACAAGATCGATTCGCACGACTACCAGGTGCGCATCGGTCAGGCGGTCCGCTTCCTCAAGGACGGTGACAAGGTCAAGTGCACGGTGATCTTCCGCGGCCGCGAGATCCAGCACACGGCCCTGGCCGAGCAACTGCTGTTCCGGATGGCCAAGGATCTCGAGGAAAGCGCCGAGATCCAGCAGGATCCCAAGCGGGAAGGCCGGAACATGATCATGTTCCTCACCCCCCGCAAGACTCCGCTCACCAAGGAGAAGGATGCCGCCGCCCAGGCCGCCAAGGCCGTGCGCACCATCCCCTCCCCGGTCAGGCAGCTCAGCAACGCCGAGCCTGCACCCAGCGAGGCCTGA